In Prochlorococcus marinus str. MIT 1214, one DNA window encodes the following:
- a CDS encoding molecular chaperone DnaJ has product MTEGEGKEVKRISIDLPIDLVDGVDRLRKEWGFRARGLVFERLLEVILSNDLDDEIIENEQLDFKHNSNNDSSTPHNGIDNGKQEEKALVIVGNKNIEIKNVAVNDVKANDVLINKKNTVSTGIELPGFIRKQTTNLKRSLSKDKTFKNMEDTSITTIDIDDLLKAKDAAEKHWIYLYGQKPTESVIEASMIWLARDIWPNVDGTESIPFTWNAACKMLNSYCSEWKIDSVTFDDVVILAGALEDPFSAKNLRSRIPTLIRRFVNKFKRSQNVTSFQTLESTMTVHGALKLLGLPTKAGSSLTLSFIRDAYKEKALSNHPDAGGSNETMRKLNEAYQLLKDLYKN; this is encoded by the coding sequence GTGACGGAAGGGGAAGGAAAGGAAGTTAAGAGAATATCAATTGATTTACCAATTGATCTAGTTGATGGCGTCGATCGACTTCGCAAAGAATGGGGATTTAGGGCTAGAGGACTAGTTTTCGAGAGATTATTAGAGGTTATTTTATCTAATGATTTAGATGATGAAATAATCGAGAATGAACAATTAGATTTTAAACATAATAGTAATAATGATTCATCAACTCCTCATAACGGAATAGATAATGGTAAACAGGAAGAAAAAGCACTTGTGATAGTTGGCAATAAGAATATTGAAATAAAAAATGTTGCTGTCAATGATGTCAAAGCTAATGATGTTCTAATTAATAAAAAAAATACTGTCTCCACAGGCATTGAATTACCAGGCTTTATTAGAAAACAAACTACCAACCTAAAGAGAAGTTTGAGTAAAGATAAAACTTTTAAAAATATGGAAGATACCTCAATTACCACTATTGATATCGATGATCTATTAAAGGCGAAAGATGCTGCAGAAAAACATTGGATATATCTTTATGGACAAAAACCTACTGAAAGTGTTATTGAGGCTTCAATGATTTGGCTTGCTAGAGATATCTGGCCAAATGTAGATGGCACTGAAAGTATACCTTTCACCTGGAATGCGGCTTGTAAAATGCTTAATTCCTATTGCAGTGAATGGAAAATCGACTCGGTAACTTTTGATGATGTTGTGATATTGGCCGGAGCTCTGGAAGACCCTTTTTCTGCTAAGAACCTAAGAAGTAGAATACCAACTCTTATTCGTAGATTCGTTAATAAATTCAAACGTAGTCAAAATGTAACTTCATTCCAAACACTTGAGTCTACGATGACTGTTCATGGTGCTCTCAAGTTGTTGGGTTTACCAACTAAGGCTGGATCATCTCTAACACTTTCTTTTATTAGAGATGCCTATAAAGAAAAAGCTCTTTCAAATCAT